Proteins co-encoded in one Acinetobacter lwoffii genomic window:
- a CDS encoding PH domain-containing protein produces MHVFRSKKDWWLLAFVICMSGLLLQLLLTMQAKGTMQQYPLHTAVYVLTIIILWWPLWSTRYVMDNGVLTIKSLWLSWKIPLSEIQSIQPTDHSIIAPALSLKRLRIDYTDAGVQKFILVSPKDQTAFIQVLQPNKN; encoded by the coding sequence ATGCACGTATTTCGTTCTAAAAAAGACTGGTGGCTGCTGGCTTTTGTGATTTGTATGAGTGGCCTGTTGCTGCAACTACTGCTGACCATGCAGGCCAAAGGCACTATGCAGCAATATCCGCTGCACACTGCGGTTTATGTCCTGACTATTATCATTTTATGGTGGCCGCTGTGGAGTACGCGCTATGTGATGGACAATGGGGTGTTGACCATAAAAAGCCTGTGGTTAAGCTGGAAGATTCCCTTAAGTGAAATCCAATCCATTCAGCCCACAGACCACTCTATCATTGCGCCAGCCTTATCTTTAAAGCGTCTGCGGATTGACTATACTGATGCGGGCGTGCAGAAATTTATATTGGTTTCACCCAAAGATCAAACTGCTTTTATACAGGTGCTTCAGCCGAATAAAAACTGA
- the pgsA gene encoding CDP-diacylglycerol--glycerol-3-phosphate 3-phosphatidyltransferase has protein sequence MTTGRILNIPNILTLARIALIPVFLLVAYWPPAMGFDAHNPDMTRHIILTTIFVVAAVTDWFDGYLARTLNQTSAFGRFLDPVADKLMVAAALIVLVQWQPSMSMAFAAIVIISREITVSALREWMAELGARTNVAVSTVGKYKTAFQMIAITVFLLNWPPLEMLAYALLYTAVVLTLWSMFIYLKAAWPYLKQP, from the coding sequence ATGACTACAGGTCGTATCCTGAATATTCCAAATATCTTGACCTTGGCGCGTATCGCTCTTATTCCGGTATTTTTATTGGTGGCTTACTGGCCGCCTGCCATGGGCTTTGATGCCCATAACCCCGATATGACGCGGCATATCATTTTAACCACGATCTTTGTGGTGGCTGCGGTAACGGACTGGTTTGATGGCTATCTGGCACGTACATTAAACCAGACTTCTGCTTTTGGACGTTTTCTCGACCCAGTTGCAGATAAATTGATGGTCGCAGCTGCACTGATTGTACTGGTGCAATGGCAGCCTTCCATGTCGATGGCTTTTGCTGCGATTGTGATTATTTCGCGTGAAATTACCGTTTCAGCCCTGCGTGAATGGATGGCAGAACTCGGTGCGCGGACCAATGTTGCGGTTTCAACGGTGGGTAAATACAAAACTGCTTTCCAGATGATCGCCATCACCGTATTTCTGTTAAATTGGCCACCGCTGGAAATGCTGGCGTATGCCTTGCTATACACCGCAGTGGTACTCACCTTATGGTCGATGTTCATTTATCTGAAAGCGGCTTGGCCATATCTGAAACAGCCTTAA
- a CDS encoding oxidative damage protection protein — protein MSRQVFCRKYQADMEGLDFAPFPGPKGQELFDTVSKQAWQEWLKHQTTLINEKRLNVFEADAKKFLEEQREKFFNNDASLEKAEGLKPE, from the coding sequence ATGTCTCGACAAGTTTTTTGCCGTAAGTATCAGGCGGACATGGAAGGTTTAGACTTTGCTCCATTCCCGGGGCCAAAGGGTCAGGAATTGTTTGACACCGTGTCTAAACAGGCTTGGCAAGAATGGCTAAAACACCAGACTACGCTAATTAATGAAAAGCGTTTGAACGTGTTTGAAGCAGATGCGAAAAAGTTTCTTGAAGAACAGCGTGAAAAGTTCTTTAACAATGATGCATCCCTAGAAAAAGCCGAAGGGCTGAAGCCTGAGTAA
- a CDS encoding AAA family ATPase produces the protein MTMQQSDIHIVQPSTSTHSLSERDRLIGKPRFHFEPNNVMQLLRERIIGQDAALNEIEKMLHVVKADFSSPDRPLSVTLMLGPTGVGKTETVRLIAEAIYGRPDAFCRIDMNTLAQEHYAAALTGAPPGYVGSKEGHSLFDETAIAGSHTRPGIMLFDELEKASNEVIRGLMNVLDTGRLTLTAGTKTIDFRNCMIFMTSNVGAQAAQQYLDKLSYLPEKMQALCLKRVPTQRIIEKVMQRKFDPEFLNRIDRSLHYQAVQHDALPRLVEIELDKLNKRLQHQQRSVHLSASAKAYFYQDHDIRYGARHLGRKMRTELEPILALYFLNQPEQFSLHLDCVDGQLVVLPEQAKA, from the coding sequence ATGACCATGCAGCAATCGGACATTCATATTGTTCAACCCTCCACCTCCACCCATAGTCTGTCTGAACGTGATCGCCTGATTGGTAAACCGCGTTTTCATTTCGAGCCAAATAATGTAATGCAGCTGCTACGTGAACGGATTATTGGGCAGGATGCAGCCCTGAATGAAATTGAAAAAATGCTGCATGTGGTCAAGGCAGATTTTTCCAGTCCGGATCGCCCTTTGTCGGTTACCTTGATGCTGGGTCCTACTGGCGTCGGTAAAACAGAAACTGTGCGTCTGATTGCCGAAGCGATCTATGGCCGCCCGGATGCCTTTTGCCGGATTGATATGAATACTCTGGCACAGGAACATTATGCAGCGGCTTTGACCGGCGCACCGCCTGGTTATGTGGGATCAAAGGAAGGTCACAGCCTGTTTGATGAAACTGCGATTGCCGGCAGCCATACCCGGCCCGGCATCATGCTATTTGATGAGCTGGAAAAAGCCAGTAACGAGGTGATTCGCGGCTTGATGAACGTGCTGGATACTGGCCGGCTGACCTTAACAGCGGGTACCAAAACTATCGATTTTCGCAATTGCATGATCTTTATGACCAGCAATGTCGGGGCACAGGCGGCGCAGCAATATCTGGACAAACTCAGCTATCTGCCTGAGAAAATGCAGGCACTGTGTCTGAAGCGCGTTCCCACCCAGCGCATCATTGAAAAAGTCATGCAGCGTAAATTCGACCCTGAATTTCTGAACCGGATTGACCGCAGCCTGCATTATCAGGCGGTACAGCATGATGCCCTGCCACGTCTGGTCGAAATTGAACTGGATAAACTGAACAAGCGCTTGCAACATCAGCAACGCAGCGTGCATTTAAGCGCTTCAGCCAAAGCCTATTTCTATCAGGACCATGATATTCGTTACGGCGCCCGACATTTGGGCCGCAAGATGCGTACCGAACTGGAGCCGATTCTGGCGCTGTATTTTTTAAACCAGCCTGAGCAGTTCAGTCTGCATCTGGACTGTGTCGATGGACAGCTGGTGGTTCTGCCTGAGCAAGCAAAAGCTTAA
- a CDS encoding sensor histidine kinase, with the protein MWSCRLNQIKSSRTKKSITNSKPIAEVTSAQSFTSINEQTQNSYFFSQIGNLRYLLELFAGGNILAMILALAEAQSWQALNGMHLLQYILYINWVLLCFAALVELFHQAFQRMGIKLALISGFLLLQAIVLLTTVNLNILIYFGQNFNFQDLNLAIALDQVGLHLSLGILLGTFCFRYLYLREQWEQQQHSELNARIQAMQARIQPHFLFNSMNSVISLISIDPDKAEHMLLNLSRLFRASFQELKLVNLQEEIDLCQRYLEIEQIRLGERLQVEWKLENKDLYSQVQIPLLTLQPLLENSIFHGVEKILTKSTISILVEILQNQINIIITNPYAQDNKILKKGHGIAIENVRQRLQAYYGPSVTFQTFAGEGMFTTVVRYQYK; encoded by the coding sequence ATGTGGTCATGTCGGCTCAATCAGATTAAAAGCAGTAGAACGAAAAAGAGTATAACAAATTCAAAGCCCATTGCCGAAGTCACATCTGCTCAATCTTTTACATCGATAAACGAACAGACGCAAAATTCCTATTTTTTTAGCCAGATCGGCAATCTACGCTATTTGCTGGAACTGTTTGCTGGCGGCAATATTCTGGCCATGATTCTGGCGCTTGCAGAAGCGCAATCCTGGCAGGCTTTGAATGGAATGCACCTGCTGCAATATATCCTGTATATCAACTGGGTACTGTTATGTTTTGCAGCACTGGTCGAGCTGTTCCATCAAGCCTTTCAACGTATGGGAATCAAACTGGCTTTGATTTCTGGATTTCTGCTGTTACAGGCAATTGTACTGCTCACTACGGTGAACCTGAATATCTTGATATATTTTGGACAGAATTTTAATTTTCAGGATTTAAACCTGGCGATTGCGCTGGATCAGGTTGGACTCCATTTAAGTCTGGGAATTTTACTGGGAACCTTCTGTTTTCGTTATCTTTACTTGCGTGAACAATGGGAGCAGCAGCAGCATAGCGAGCTGAATGCTAGAATTCAGGCCATGCAGGCACGGATTCAGCCGCATTTCCTGTTTAACAGCATGAATAGTGTGATCAGCCTGATCAGTATCGATCCGGATAAAGCCGAGCACATGCTGTTGAATTTGTCACGGTTATTTCGTGCCAGTTTTCAGGAATTAAAACTGGTCAACCTGCAGGAGGAAATTGATCTGTGCCAGCGCTATCTGGAGATTGAGCAGATCCGTCTAGGTGAGCGTTTGCAGGTGGAATGGAAGTTAGAAAACAAAGACTTATACTCACAAGTTCAAATTCCATTATTAACTTTACAACCCTTGTTAGAAAATAGTATTTTCCATGGAGTTGAAAAAATTCTCACAAAGAGTACCATAAGCATATTGGTTGAAATATTGCAAAATCAAATTAATATCATCATAACCAACCCTTATGCACAGGATAATAAAATTTTAAAAAAGGGACATGGTATTGCAATAGAAAATGTTAGACAGCGTCTGCAAGCTTATTATGGACCTAGTGTGACTTTTCAAACCTTTGCCGGCGAAGGGATGTTTACGACGGTAGTGCGATATCAATATAAATAA
- a CDS encoding thioesterase family protein — MSLHALYAQIAEQEWVEFPQGWLQGRTLYGGLAAAMMMQKAVTHINDPAKHLLSCSVTFVGPIQQAKVRLSAEILRQGKSVTTIEVRLWQDDAVQSILIASFGISRDSEIQVQQQAQAPDYAVPEQLFQIPAGYGMPDCYDHFEVAWADINLPCSASPRPDFGGWCRFHPEKHHNREFLVADLMAIFDIWPPGVLPMFKNMAPASSLTWTVTYVHPVQHQLHDWFKYKVFTDYAADGYATEHTYLWDAENRLIAMARQTVTVFA, encoded by the coding sequence ATGTCTTTACATGCACTTTATGCACAAATTGCCGAACAGGAATGGGTAGAGTTTCCACAGGGATGGTTACAGGGTCGTACTCTGTATGGTGGTCTGGCTGCCGCGATGATGATGCAAAAAGCCGTCACTCACATCAATGATCCGGCCAAGCATTTGCTGAGTTGCAGTGTGACCTTTGTCGGCCCGATTCAGCAAGCCAAAGTACGACTGAGTGCCGAAATCCTGCGGCAGGGCAAGTCGGTGACCACGATTGAAGTGCGCTTATGGCAGGACGACGCGGTGCAAAGTATTCTGATTGCCAGTTTCGGTATTTCCCGTGATTCAGAGATTCAGGTACAGCAACAAGCTCAAGCACCTGACTATGCTGTGCCAGAGCAGCTGTTTCAGATTCCTGCGGGTTATGGCATGCCAGACTGTTATGACCATTTCGAAGTGGCTTGGGCGGATATCAATCTGCCTTGTAGTGCCAGTCCTCGTCCGGACTTTGGTGGCTGGTGCCGATTTCATCCTGAAAAGCATCACAATCGTGAATTTTTGGTCGCCGACCTGATGGCCATCTTTGATATCTGGCCACCCGGGGTGTTACCGATGTTTAAAAACATGGCACCTGCGAGTAGTCTGACCTGGACAGTGACCTATGTGCATCCGGTTCAACATCAATTGCATGATTGGTTTAAATATAAAGTATTTACCGACTATGCTGCGGATGGTTATGCGACGGAGCATACCTATCTCTGGGATGCCGAAAATCGCCTGATTGCGATGGCAAGACAAACAGTGACGGTGTTTGCCTAG
- the argH gene encoding argininosuccinate lyase → MTTSSNSSNPSHAQTSGMWGGRFSEATDAFVAEFTASVQFDQRFYKQDIAGSIAHATMLAKVGVLTTQERDDIIEGLTAIQADIEAGNFEWRIDLEDVHMNIESRLTQRIGITGKKLHTGRSRNDQVATDIRLYVRDEIDSILELLKKLQKGILSLAAKNTDTIMPGFTHLQTAQPVTFGHHLMAWFEMLVRDSERLIDCRKRVNRMPLGSAALAGTTYPIDRAYTAELLGFEAVAENSLDAVSDRDFAIEFNAAASLIMMHLSRMSEELILWTSAQFKFVNIPDRFCTGSSIMPQKKNPDVPELVRGKTGRVYGDLMSLLTLMKGQPLAYNKDNQEDKEPLFDAIDTVRGSLMAFADMIPALVPNIAEMREAALRGFSTATDLADYLVKNGVAFRDAHEIVGKAVALGVQESKDLSELTLEQLQQFSDLIEADVFEKALTLEASVNARNHIGGTAPAQVKAAIERAHARLEQLYA, encoded by the coding sequence ATGACCACATCTTCTAATTCCTCTAATCCATCACACGCCCAGACTTCGGGTATGTGGGGCGGTCGTTTCTCTGAAGCGACTGATGCTTTTGTTGCTGAATTTACAGCATCTGTTCAATTTGACCAACGTTTTTATAAACAAGATATTGCAGGCTCGATTGCCCATGCAACCATGCTGGCCAAAGTGGGCGTACTGACCACGCAAGAACGCGATGACATTATTGAAGGTCTGACAGCGATTCAAGCCGATATTGAAGCAGGCAACTTTGAATGGCGCATTGATTTAGAAGATGTCCACATGAACATTGAGTCACGCCTGACTCAACGTATCGGCATTACTGGCAAGAAACTGCATACCGGTCGTAGCCGTAATGACCAGGTGGCTACAGATATCCGTCTTTATGTACGCGATGAAATCGATAGCATCCTGGAATTACTGAAAAAATTACAAAAAGGTATTTTAAGCTTAGCGGCTAAAAACACCGACACCATCATGCCAGGCTTCACCCACTTGCAAACCGCTCAGCCAGTGACTTTTGGTCATCATCTCATGGCTTGGTTTGAAATGCTGGTACGCGATTCAGAACGTCTGATTGATTGCCGTAAGCGTGTCAACCGTATGCCGCTTGGTTCTGCTGCACTTGCAGGTACTACTTATCCAATCGACCGTGCTTATACTGCTGAACTGCTAGGTTTTGAAGCTGTTGCTGAAAACTCGCTGGATGCAGTATCGGATCGTGACTTTGCGATTGAATTTAATGCGGCTGCATCTTTAATCATGATGCACTTGTCACGTATGTCTGAAGAACTGATTCTATGGACGTCTGCACAGTTCAAATTCGTGAACATTCCGGATCGTTTCTGTACTGGTTCTTCGATCATGCCGCAGAAGAAAAACCCGGATGTGCCTGAACTGGTACGTGGTAAAACCGGTCGTGTCTATGGCGATTTGATGAGCCTGCTAACTTTAATGAAAGGCCAGCCACTCGCCTATAACAAAGACAATCAGGAAGACAAAGAGCCATTATTTGATGCCATCGACACAGTTCGCGGCTCACTCATGGCATTTGCCGACATGATTCCTGCACTGGTTCCAAACATTGCTGAAATGCGCGAAGCAGCACTGCGTGGTTTCTCAACTGCGACTGACTTGGCTGATTACCTGGTGAAAAACGGCGTGGCATTCCGTGATGCGCACGAGATTGTAGGTAAAGCAGTTGCACTCGGTGTACAAGAATCTAAAGACCTGTCTGAATTAACACTCGAACAACTGCAACAGTTCTCTGACCTGATTGAAGCAGACGTATTTGAAAAAGCCTTAACTCTTGAAGCCTCGGTAAATGCACGTAACCACATTGGTGGCACTGCGCCTGCTCAAGTGAAAGCAGCCATTGAGCGTGCACATGCACGTTTGGAACAACTTTACGCATAA
- the uvrC gene encoding excinuclease ABC subunit UvrC has translation MNENARPHIEKILANMTSLPGVYRMYGKDGELLYVGKAKNLKNRVSSYFVKTLDHPKTQALVARIYDIQTLVVRSETEALLLEQNLIKLHHPPYNIMLRDDKSYVYIFVSADKPYPRLASGRGKGKHQVGKFFGPYPSAYTARDTLVVLQKLFNVRSCENSFFANRTRPCLQYQIKRCSAPCVGFISPEDYKADVDNSIRFLQGDTKELNQELIAKMEAAAEALEFEKAVFYRDRMALLRDVQSQQAIYKLKGEADILSIAYQAGVTCVQIMHVRNGKMLGGKSYFPDMLSDDLGQMLADFIANFYFQVADEIPAELIVNLEVADRKELEAALSQHFGKKIQIKSKVRETRAEWLELAQMNVQHAIQGKLANHIELNERFHQLEQVVGHPVDRIECFDISHTMGEDTVASCVVFDSGGARKRDYRQFSIHDIQAGDDYAAMRQALTRRYKKALLPDLLLIDGGKGQLHMAMEVMQELGLDAFMVGVSKGEGRKPGLETLHFTDGSKIQLPEDHKALHLIQQVRDEAHRFAITKHRAKRDKKRGSSVLEVIPGLGPKRRRDLLTHFGGIQGVLKASERDLQLVPGLGSVMARMIYKVLHE, from the coding sequence GTGAACGAAAACGCACGCCCCCATATTGAAAAAATCCTGGCGAATATGACCAGTCTGCCCGGGGTCTACCGGATGTATGGCAAAGACGGCGAATTATTGTATGTGGGTAAAGCCAAAAACCTGAAAAACCGGGTCTCCAGCTATTTTGTCAAAACGCTGGATCATCCCAAAACCCAGGCCTTGGTGGCACGGATTTATGATATCCAGACCCTGGTGGTACGTTCTGAAACTGAAGCCTTGTTGCTGGAACAGAACCTGATCAAGCTGCATCATCCGCCCTATAACATCATGCTGCGTGATGACAAATCTTATGTCTATATTTTTGTTTCGGCAGATAAACCCTATCCGCGTTTAGCCAGTGGGCGCGGCAAGGGCAAGCACCAGGTGGGCAAGTTTTTTGGACCTTATCCGAGTGCGTATACCGCCCGGGATACTCTGGTGGTGCTACAAAAACTGTTCAATGTGCGTTCCTGTGAAAACAGTTTTTTTGCCAACCGGACCCGGCCATGTCTGCAATACCAGATCAAACGCTGCTCTGCGCCCTGTGTCGGATTTATTTCTCCGGAAGACTATAAGGCAGATGTCGATAACTCGATCCGCTTTTTGCAGGGCGATACCAAGGAGCTGAATCAGGAACTGATCGCAAAAATGGAAGCGGCCGCTGAAGCGCTGGAATTTGAAAAAGCGGTGTTCTATCGGGACCGGATGGCGCTGTTAAGGGATGTGCAGTCGCAGCAGGCGATCTATAAGCTCAAAGGCGAAGCGGATATCCTGTCGATTGCCTATCAGGCCGGTGTGACCTGTGTGCAGATCATGCATGTGCGCAACGGTAAAATGCTGGGTGGAAAAAGTTATTTCCCGGATATGCTTAGTGATGACCTGGGGCAAATGCTGGCCGATTTTATTGCCAATTTTTATTTTCAGGTAGCAGATGAAATCCCGGCTGAACTGATTGTCAATCTGGAAGTGGCTGATCGTAAGGAACTGGAAGCAGCACTGTCGCAGCATTTTGGCAAGAAAATCCAGATCAAGTCCAAAGTCCGCGAAACCCGGGCCGAATGGCTGGAACTGGCGCAGATGAATGTACAGCACGCGATTCAGGGCAAGCTGGCCAATCATATAGAATTAAATGAGCGTTTTCATCAGCTGGAGCAGGTGGTCGGCCATCCTGTAGACCGGATCGAGTGCTTCGATATTTCACATACCATGGGCGAAGATACCGTGGCATCCTGTGTAGTCTTTGATAGTGGTGGTGCGCGCAAGCGCGATTATCGCCAGTTTTCCATTCACGATATTCAGGCGGGCGATGACTATGCCGCCATGCGTCAGGCGCTGACCCGTCGTTATAAGAAAGCCCTGTTGCCAGACTTGCTGCTGATTGATGGTGGCAAGGGGCAATTGCACATGGCAATGGAAGTCATGCAGGAACTGGGACTGGATGCCTTTATGGTCGGTGTGTCCAAAGGTGAGGGACGTAAGCCTGGTCTGGAAACCCTGCACTTTACCGATGGCAGTAAAATTCAATTACCGGAGGATCATAAGGCACTGCATCTAATTCAGCAGGTACGTGATGAAGCACACCGCTTTGCGATTACCAAGCATCGTGCCAAACGCGATAAAAAGCGTGGTTCATCAGTGCTGGAAGTTATTCCGGGGCTCGGACCAAAACGCCGTCGGGATTTGCTGACCCATTTTGGCGGGATTCAGGGCGTACTGAAAGCCTCAGAAAGAGATCTGCAACTGGTACCGGGACTGGGTTCAGTCATGGCCCGGATGATTTATAAAGTGCTGCATGAATGA